The following proteins are co-located in the Myxocyprinus asiaticus isolate MX2 ecotype Aquarium Trade chromosome 44, UBuf_Myxa_2, whole genome shotgun sequence genome:
- the LOC127434370 gene encoding NADH dehydrogenase [ubiquinone] 1 beta subcomplex subunit 4-like isoform X2, with amino-acid sequence MADYKEAYLATRPKTLDPAEYFNLSPDYRRTEEERAALRSRLKRHYLVQLNNPHRKELIEDPALTRWTYARTSNIYPNFRPTPKTSLLGGLFGVVPLFVLYFVFKTDRDKREDKIKAGNYERPYKLSS; translated from the exons ATGGCGGACTACAAAGAGGCTTATCTGGCTACACGGCCAAAAACATTAGATCCAGCCGAGTATTTTAATCTTTCACCTGATTACCGACGGACTGAGGAGGAGAGAGCGGCTCTAAGGAGTCGATTGAAGAGGCACTATCTGGTGCAACTAAACAACCCTCACCGGAAAGAGCTTATC GAGGATCCTGCTCTCACAAGGTGGACTTATGCACGCACCAGCAACATATACCCCAACTTCAGACCAACTCCTAAAACATCATTGTTGGGTGGCTTGTTTGGAGTTGTACCCCTTTTCGTCTTGTACTTTGTGTTTAAGACAGACAGg GACAAAAGGGAGGACAAGATAAAGGCAGGGAACTATGAGCGCCCCTATAAGCTGTCATCCTGA
- the LOC127434370 gene encoding uncharacterized protein LOC127434370 isoform X1 — MADYKEAYLATRPKTLDPAEYFNLSPDYRRTEEERAALRSRLKRHYLVQLNNPHRKELIVRDRDVPQIIACEDIRSERILLSQGGLMHAPATYTPTSDQLLKHHCWVACLELYPFSSCTLCLRQTGTKGRTR; from the exons ATGGCGGACTACAAAGAGGCTTATCTGGCTACACGGCCAAAAACATTAGATCCAGCCGAGTATTTTAATCTTTCACCTGATTACCGACGGACTGAGGAGGAGAGAGCGGCTCTAAGGAGTCGATTGAAGAGGCACTATCTGGTGCAACTAAACAACCCTCACCGGAAAGAGCTTATCGTAAGAGACAGAGATGTACCACAGATCATAGCCTGCGAAGACATTCGCTCGGA GAGGATCCTGCTCTCACAAGGTGGACTTATGCACGCACCAGCAACATATACCCCAACTTCAGACCAACTCCTAAAACATCATTGTTGGGTGGCTTGTTTGGAGTTGTACCCCTTTTCGTCTTGTACTTTGTGTTTAAGACAGACAGg GACAAAAGGGAGGACAAGATAA
- the LOC127434370 gene encoding NADH dehydrogenase [ubiquinone] 1 beta subcomplex subunit 4-like isoform X3, translating into MADYKEAYLATRPKTLDPAEYFNLSPDYRRTEEERAALRSRLKRHYLVQLNNPHRKELIEDPALTRWTYARTSNIYPNFRPTPKTSLLGGLFGVVPLFVLYFVFKTDRVS; encoded by the exons ATGGCGGACTACAAAGAGGCTTATCTGGCTACACGGCCAAAAACATTAGATCCAGCCGAGTATTTTAATCTTTCACCTGATTACCGACGGACTGAGGAGGAGAGAGCGGCTCTAAGGAGTCGATTGAAGAGGCACTATCTGGTGCAACTAAACAACCCTCACCGGAAAGAGCTTATC GAGGATCCTGCTCTCACAAGGTGGACTTATGCACGCACCAGCAACATATACCCCAACTTCAGACCAACTCCTAAAACATCATTGTTGGGTGGCTTGTTTGGAGTTGTACCCCTTTTCGTCTTGTACTTTGTGTTTAAGACAGACAGggtgagttga
- the LOC127434340 gene encoding protein MFI-like isoform X2 yields MSKKMVDHTCSFDRDHTISPPADIASESDKILIPEMKTIYSQAARIIQRTWRAHVDTAVFKHLKKLVSFHNQGDPRLLLRFINPAEANILDAASGVLIRFRLGGTNFPPNIYYKIYTRAPIVDMCASSPKDYTHAWQKKPVPSQTHNGQLMINDDDHSGWYQRVENNGWRILSCKISMIEDPITQSTNCKKTEFHHSKIHRRQDVARKKKIRKIQWMRKMYAEGLLLVSTEHRETALLEEKSAQRILNSLEQIEPDSVSEQEVDELLAWTKALNFDEYASEWRDLGTSNCCIFNKDKLAVLYTCEFPHISPDESRGYTEQGSN; encoded by the exons ATGAGCAAGAAAATGGTAGACCACACTTGCTCTTTTGACAG GGATCACACAATCTCTCCACCTGCGGATATTGCCTCAGAGAGCGATAAGATTCTTATCCCAGAGATGAAAACAATTTACAGCCAAGCAGCCAGGATAATCCAACGAACATGGAGAGCACATGTT GATACTGCTGTTTTCAAGCACCTTAAGAAACTTGTGAGCTTCCATAATCAAGGGGACCCACGTCTCCTTCTCAGATTTATTAACCCTGCAGAG GCAAACATTCTGGATGCTGCTTCAGGGGTACTCATCCGATTCAGACTGGGTGGG ACAAACTTTCCCCCCAACATCTACTATAAAATCTACACTCGTGCACCAATAGTGGACATGTGTGCTTCCAGCCCTAAAGATTACACACATGCATGGCAAAAGAAACCTGTTCCAAGCCAGACCCATAATGGCCAGCTGATGATCAATGATGATGATCACTCTGGGTGGTACCAGCGGGTGGAGAATAATGGCTGGAGGATTTTGTCTTGCAAG ATTTCTATGATTGAAGACCCAATTACTCAAAGTACCAATTGCAAGAAGACAGAATTTCACCACAGTAAAATCCACCGACGACAAGATGTTGCAAGAAAAAAGAAGATTCGAAAAATTCAATGGATGAggaaaat GTATGCTGAAGGACTCTTGCTCGTGAGTACTGAGCACAGAGAAACAGCTCTGTTGGAGGAGAAATCCGCACAGAGAATCCTAAATTCACTGGAACAGATTGAACCAGATTCAGTTTCAGAGCAGGAGGTGGATGAACTGCTTGCATGGACCAAAGCGCTCAATTTTGATGA GTATGCCAGTGAATGGAGGGATTTAGGTACCAGCAATTGTTGCATATTTAACAAAG ATAAGTTGGCTGTGCTTTATACTTGTGAGTTCCCTCATATTAGTCCGGATGAGTCACGTGGTTACACAGAACAGGGTAGCAACTGA
- the LOC127434340 gene encoding uncharacterized protein LOC127434340 isoform X1 has protein sequence MTTHELKVQRSICQSGETASVPCVVVSNRERFNTHTDKTRFQNVSGHGKLHSEPSAQHIHSKKESEAAATSSPSLHITGQQKSSRDVQIRQIILLQSKKDSNKTSKDQKESARFTTVISISLLTKRNKKDTTEDTEETLPVEIDFDGAKKKTANQHHTERRDLISPTCNKSCGELLKVGDGPKAPFDEDSISTLQNQHGLNIPNQRRDTGIQHNISLYEHLQTVHSDTHKHSTEPAFEIQTEFSKCSVPNKESGASDIHRENTPTTPQYHNNLTSLGEDSGLKVLNQILSFHATHSGSTPEPEPRLINPASDMLTSALASVLSPPCSGHLRRPKQGGSELEHEPQNCGQNVNLSTLSHQDRQQQLFIATRRQPAEHVLQAPNDDDMQFTAGTSNNSPDWQKENNSPNVTTAIQSKRPILKCSSVDTYRGMMYNNTELHCSATSLHTGQVLKFPHSEESRGYKMSKTEDQNKPFKSLSSKPTTSSLLLSLRRSNLRRSNAEPRQMESQITKSVRSLTLPNRSVLKNAQSYTLSVTPDDHTGETLVSYPFLDTHSKTEGISDTNHLSFSPRIKKIVALRTPLLLNKRETDQRLKRPEGSVARAEEKPFSPSTTTSSQPGIVKAQQHSHLVLLRKYFNTENSDPVEPSTINKTKLHNPITTISPKEKTNVNLDYPQTVRNVASQSTQNIPDSNSTSMRTFTDRLNSSPSKENSPVDGNNTTIGRQIYLDSKKHSGSSQSSMDLSSPLSPSRPIRGICIPSIYSYLRESSPNVSTPNSPSTPSSHLQRVVTSSSPKQDKAIIPNGDREPLPSRFSFDLSPIEPNVEASKRGSHGTSALKTPAQSLPPDFGRRSVPRLSTSPYSTLISSRPALNSTLQALSSPPKRHDRSTSDTATVRVGRIKGDQSSSPSMYTSITRRPKEQLTPPDKEQRTENSVHAYTCALDNHRPAQPCLSQTAPVASFVLESSSPNIIPHPRLQQENDGSMALQFDKGNAYPKRRSQKETYLLSNKLTTKSQTPLIAEKETTTLHTHERLQEIQSPNSKKALFALRVKKDIVTLDPMTYKEVVPPQYLKTKRNSPVFKTSSRIDQMLNRLKMTFSVKHSESTLETVTKKSGNATQQPSHTETWGKNMTVEKLSPGIQWEPPTSSLTTDKAPCPSSESLSPVTLKKSWNIQNAVQQHRCIDDKNCSGIQWELPTSSLTTDKAPCPSSESLSPVTLKKSENSLNVNHRNRCKNDKKCYGIQWEPPNSALTTDKASFPSMESMSPLTLIQSENTLNVDQQNQCKDVKKGSGIQWESPNSALTTNKASFPSLKSLSPLTLIKSENTLNVDQQKWFKDEKKCSWSQWEHPNSSLTMDEALPYLDYMSLLKLSQKRCSDENGNQSSSSSYSPHTLKPHGMNRSASLPHYKKSSVGRSSPFYLFDFDSEDIQNENVFYSPASKQSNLLCESDNIPQLSTTKRTVQQNLMGSRLSSSSADLKYGLENGRSFSVSSVFSSRPSGPKRISTSSISDLSSLDDFGSKGSYTKSDSPINNSNSPSYGAKYVTGIQTQPGCTLSDDHFWNPDKQEISSGFWDDADPTPPPSPPFSPSSRRVSQAPANSSPIRTTPDNLSPRGILPSRSYTTNLTVFEESSSDTTTDDEYYLDDGDEEETEL, from the exons ATGACAACACATGAGCTGAAGGTGCAGCGGTCAATTTGTCAAAGCGGAGAGACTGCCAGCGTGCCTTGCGTTGTTGTCTCAAATCGCGAGAGATTTAACACACATACTGACAAAACACG TTTTCAGAATGTAAGTGGGCACGGGAAGTTACATTCTGAACCATCTGCTCAACACATCCACAGTAAGAAGGAATCCGAAGCTGCTGCGACTTCTTCACCGTCACTGCACATCACAGGCCAACAGAAAAGCAGCAGAG ATGTGCAGATCAGACAGATAATACTGCTCCAATCTAAGAAAGACTCCAACAAGACATCTAAGGATCAAAAGGAATCTGCCAGATTCACTACCGTCATCTCTATCAGTCTTCtcaccaaaagaaacaaaaaagacacaACGGAGGACACTGAAGAAACATTGCCAGTTGAGATTGACTT TGATGGAGCCAAAAAGAAAACAGCTAATCAACACCACACAGAG CGAAGGGACCTAATTTCACCAACCTGTAACAAATCATGTGGTGAATTATTAAAGGTTGGAGATGGGCCAAAAGCACCCTTTGATGAAGATAGTATTTCCACTCTGCAAAATCAACATGGACTTAACATACCTAACCAGAGACGAGATACAGGAATACAGCACAACATAAGCCTTTATGAACATTTGCAAACAGTCCAcagtgacacacacaaacattctacTGAACCTGCTTTTGAGATACAAACAGAATTCAGCAAGTGCTCAGTTCCAAACAAGGAATCTGGAGCCAGTGACATTCATAGAGAGAATACTCCAACAACTCCACAGTACCACAATAATCTGACCTCCCTTGGAGAGGACAGTGGTCTAAAAGTACTAAACCAGATCTTATCTTTTCACGCAACTCATTCTGGAAGTACCCCTGAGCCAGAACCGCGTCTCATCAATCCTGCTTCTGATATGTTAACATCTGCCCTGGCCTCAGTTCTTTCTCCACCTTGTAGTGGCCATCTTAGAAGACCTAAACAAGGCGGCAGTGAGCTAGAGCATGAACCCCAAAATTGTGGACAGAATGTCAACCTGTCTACCTTATCCCACCAAGATCGTCAGCAACAACTGTTTATTGCCACTCGCAGGCAGCCAGCTGAGCATGTGTTGCAAGCGCCCAATGACGATGACATGCAGTTTACTGCTGGAACCAGCAACAACTCTCCTGATTGGCAAAAAGAGAACAATTCCCCAAATgtcacaacagcaattcagtcaaAAAGACCCATTTTGAAATGTTCCTCTGTGGACACATACAGAGGCATGATGTACAACAATACAGAATTACACTGTTCTGCCACATCTCTGCACACTGGTCAGGTACTCAAGTTTCCCCACTCTGAGGAAAGTAGAGGGTACAAAATGTCAAAGACTGAAGATCAAAACAAGCCTTTCAAATCACTGAGCTCCAAGCCAACAACAAGCAGCCTACTTCTCTCCTTGAGAAGGTCAAATCTGAGAAGGTCCAATGCTGAACCCAGACAAATGGAGTCTCAGATAACGAAGTCTGTCAGGTCCCTAACATTGCCCAACAGGAGTGTTTTGAAGAATGCTCAATCATACACCCTTTCTGTTACCCCTGATGACCATACCGGAGAAACATTGGTGTCATACCCATTTCTAGACACTCATTCAAAAACAGAGGGAATATCAGACACAAATCATTTATCTTTTTCACCCAGAATTAAGAAGATTGTAGCATTAAGGACACCACTTTTGCTAAACAAAAGAGAGACAGACCAGAGGTTAAAGAGACCAGAGGGTTCTGTTGCAAGAGCTGAAGAGAAGCCGTTCTCTCCCTCCACAACCACATCCAGCCAACCTGGGATTGTCAAAGCTCAGCAGCATTCTCATTTAGTTCTTTTGCGCAAATATTTCAATACAGAGAACAGTGATCCAGTGGAACCAAGTACCATTAACAAGACAAAGCTGCATAATCCGATCACCACAATTTCTCCCAAAGAGAAAACAAATGTTAACTTAGATTATCCTCAAACTGTTAGAAATGTAGCATCACAAAGCACACAAAATATTCCTGACAGCAATTCAACGAGCATGAGAACCTTCACAGACAGGCTTAACTCCTCACCCAGTAAAGAAAACTCTCCTGTAGATGGAAACAACACAACAATTGGGAGGCAGATATATCTGGACTCTAAGAAACATTCTGGGTCAAGTCAAAGCTCAATGGACCTTTCGAGTCCTCTCTCCCCAAGTAGACCTATCAGAGGCATTTGTATTCCGAGCATCTATTCATACCTAAGAGAGTCAAGCCCAAATGTATCCACCCCTAATTCCCCTTCCACCCCTTCTTCCCACTTACAGAGAGTTGTAACTTCTTCCTCTCCTAAACAAGATAAAGCCATAATACCAAATGGTGACAGAGAACCTCTTCCATCAAGATTTTCTTTTGACCTCAGCCCAATCGAGCCAAACGTAGAAGCATCAAAAAGAGGCTCTCATGGCACCAGTGCTCTTAAAACTCCAGCTCAATCTCTGCCTCCTGATTTTGGAAGAAGATCAGTACCCCGTCTCAGTACTTCTCCATATTCTACCCTAATCTCCTCAAGACCTGCCCTCAACAGCACTTTACAAGCACTGTCCTCTCCACCCAAACGTCATGATCGATCTACATCTGATACTGCAACCGTACGTGTTGGCCGTATAAAAGGTGACCAAAGCTCTTCTCCCTCCATGTACACAAGCATAACAAGGAGACCAAAGGAACAGCTAACACCTCCTGATAAAGAACAGAGAACAGAAAATTCAGTTCATGCTTATACTTGTGCCCTAGATAATCACAGACCTGCCCAGCCATGCCTCTCACAAACTGCACCTGTTGCAAGTTTTGTCTTGGAAAGCTCAAGCCCAAATATAATCCCACACCCAAGGTTGCAACAAGAAAATGATGGCTCGATGGCACTTCAGTTTGATAAGGGTAATGCTTATCCCAAGCGCAGGAGTCAGAAAGAGACTTATTTACTGTCTAATAAGCTCACAACTAAAAGTCAGACCCCACTTATAGCCGAGAAGGAGACTACCACTTTGCATACACATGAGAGATTGCAGGAAATCCAGAGCCCCAATTCAAAGAAAGCACTCTTTGCATTACGGGTTAAGAAAGACATTGTCACTTTAGATCCCATGACATACAAAGAGGTTGTTCCCCCTCAGTATTTAAAAACCAAAAGAAATTCACCTGTATTTAAAACAAGCAGTAGGATTGACCAGATGTTAAACCGCTTGAAAATGACATTTAGTGTCAAACATTCAGAAAGCACTCTTGAAACAGTCACAAAAAAGAGTGGGAACGCCACTCAGCAACCCTCTCACACTGAGACTTGGGGAAAAAACATGACAGTGGAGAAATTGTCTCCTGGGATCCAATGGGAGCCCCCCACCTCATCTTTGACCACTGATAAAGCACCTTGTCCCTCTTCTGAATCATTGTCACCAGTAACATTAAAGAAATCTTGGAATATACAAAATGCGGTTCAACAACACAGGTGTATAGATGACAAAAACTGTTCTGGGATCCAATGGGAGCTCCCCACCTCATCTTTGACCACTGATAAAGCACCTTGTCCCTCTTCTGAATCATTGTCACCAGTAACATTAAAGAAATCTGAAAATTCACTGAATGTGAACCACCGAAACAGGTGTAAGAATGACAAAAAGTGTTATGGGATTCAATGGGAGCCCCCCAACTCAGCTTTGACCACTGATAAAGCATCTTTTCCCTCTATGGAGTCAATGTCACCATTAACATTAATACAATCTGAGAATACACTAAATGTGGATCAGCAAAACCAGTGTAAGGATGTAAAAAAGGGTTCTGGGATCCAATGGGAGTCCCCCAATTCAGCTTTGACCACTAATAAAGCATCTTTTCCCTCTTTGAAGTCATTGTCACCACTTACATTAATTAAATCTGAAAATACACTAAATGTGGATCAGCAAAAGTGGTTTAAGGATGAAAAAAAGTGTTCTTGGAGTCAGTGGGAGCACCCCAACTCATCTTTGACCATGGATGAAGCATTACCCTATTTGGATTACATGTCACTATTAAAACTATCACAAAAGAGGTGTAGTGATGAAAATGGAAACCAGTCTAGCAGCAGCAGCTATAGTCCACACACGCTAAAGCCCCATGGTATGAACCGTTCTGCCTCCTTGCCACATTACAAAAAGTCCTCTGTTGGTCGTTCGTCACCCTTTTATCTGTTTGATTTTGATTCAGAAGACATTCagaatgaaaatgtgttttatagtCCAGCGAGCAAACAAAGTAATTTGCTTTGTGAGTCTGACAACATCCCTCAGCTGAGCACTACCAAGCGGACTGTACAGCAAAACCTGATGGGGTCTCGATTGTCCTCGTCTTCTGCTGATTTAAAGTACGGTCTGGAGAATGGGCGGTCTTTTTCAGTCAGCAGTGTGTTTTCAAGCCGCCCATCAGGTCCTAAACGAATCTCAACAAGTAGCATCAGTGACCTCTCAAGTTTAGATGACTTCGGCAGTAAGGGGAGCTATACAAAATCTGACTCTCCAATTAATAATAGCAATTCCCCTAGCTATGGTGCCAAATATGTTACCGGTATCCAAACCCAACCTGGATGTACATTGTCAGATGATCATTTTTGGAATCCAGATAAACAGGAAATCTCCTCCGGCTTTTGGGATGATGCAGACCCAACCCCacctccctcaccacctttttccCCTTCATCTCGTCGCGTGTCCCAGGCTCCCGCTAACTCTTCCCCCATCCGAACAACTCCAGACAATCTATCTCCTCGTGGAATCCTGCCATCAAGGAGTTACACAACCAACTTGACTGTCTTTGAGGAGTCTAGTTCTGACACCACAACTGATGATGAATATTACCTTGATGATGGTGATGAGGAAGAAACAGAACTTTAG
- the LOC127434362 gene encoding chondrolectin — protein sequence MRAALRTLCALTVLVSCCHGARVVSGQTLCQGSPEHPCYKIAYFRDMTSRVAFWEALQACEMDGGSLLSIENVAEQRHIEHLLKELSISSSSGTASGPSITDGDFWIGLTRAENENAQEPGSFASCPNLYRWTDGSVSQFRNWYADEPSCGGEACVVMYHQPTALAGPDGPYLYQWNDDRCNMKHNFICKYEPESYLVKEQGDRPVGRDADLSTEEQEERRTPPGNEDESPQPIVPGPSSMLLIYVIIPTIPLLLLILVASGTCCFQMLSKSKPRTKTSINQSTLWISNTPKLDSVMEV from the exons ATGCGCGCGGCACTCCGGACCCTTTGTGCTTTGACTGTCTTGGTCTCGTGCTGCCATGGCGCGAGAGTTGTGAGTG GTCAGACATTGTGTCAGGGCAGTCCTGAGCATCCGTGCTATAAGATCGCATATTTCAGGGACATGACGAGTCGTGTTGCTTTCTGGGAGGCTCTACAAGCATGTGAAATGGACGGCGGTTCATTGCTGAGCATTGAGAATGTGGCAGAGCAGAGACACATCGAACACCTCCTGAAGGAACTCAGCATTTCCTCCTCCTCCGGAACTGCCAGTGGGCCGAGCATCACAGACGGAGATTTCTGGATCGGCCTGACTCGAGCGGAGAATGAGAATGCTCAGGAGCCTGGCAGCTTTGCCTCGTGTCCCAACCTTTACAGATGGACTGATGGAAGTGTCTCACAGTTCAG AAACTGGTATGCTGATGAGCCATCCTGTGGAGGAGAAGCTTGTGTGGTGATGTATCATCAGCCTACTGCTCTCGCCGGGCCTGATGGGCCATACCTCTATCAATGGAATGATGATAGGTGCAATATGAAGCACAATTTCATCTGCAAGTATGAACCAG AGAGCTATCTGGTTAAAGAGCAGGGAGACAGACCTGTAGGGCGTGATGCTG ATCTTTCCACAGAAGAACAAGAGGAAAGGAGAACACCTCCCGGCAACGAGGACGAAAGCCCTCAACCTATAGTGCCAGGGCCTTCAA GTATGCTGCTAATCTACGTGATTATTCCCACCATCCCCCTTCTATTGCTGATATTGGTTGCTTCAGGGACGTGCTGTTTCCAGATGTTGAGCAAGAG CAAACCACGGACCAAAACAAGCATTAACCAATCAACTCTCTGGATCTCCAACACGCCAAAGTTAGACAGCGTCATGGAGGTTTAA